In Turicibacter sanguinis, a genomic segment contains:
- a CDS encoding AAA domain-containing protein has protein sequence MEKKVRQLFEYLLALRNLSYEPIRHIQKYEKYWFLDDLEEGFGLYLDGKGDDEQSVIEIHQQSFNADYPPLNELVFQVVTLLDFDYTKESSVSCSDLELLQILKEELEKLRDKVESEIDEEFDLTPWQVFLLSHSSSFIFKEECLEKMDDVLSRIELITSQYKLWLGLWTQWAVIQKRKRQVQKMYDYFFKLMQVFKSEEKSLELMLGIGMLTYPSKSQIYHPLLTTKLELEFDAEKGIAKLIPGGKGYQLELEMLSGIELPNHTEIMKLKDFVADQSINPFVVEEFEPYLRQFIHYIHPNGQYVEKFMSEEGVKYPVVAPRNVLFVRAKSDVLLKEDLKLTLDYIDEGGKIPKTIQSIIGVEGLNLSDEDVLSWKGVGENLLFPLPANEEQKDIARRLENNIAITVQGPPGTGKSHTIVNLISHLLSHGKRILVTSEKDKALRVLMDKLPEEIQPLCVSLLGGDRQSLNQIEQSIRGISEGLAVYDSQILEKEIQVLSRQLDMIRRQMNMTRNNIIRFRELDSKGYPWKEKMSQPYEMAQLFFEKSAQYHWVKDLIEMNATCPLSDEQFVTLWELKCHLPRMHKEIIHSHFPNLSRVLSIEEYRHLLKEEQGYLTRLEELKVFDDLYEFDENRVFLENVHQQLVQLVSKLDKVQDPLEQHILKECLLTDDRYSVWQTVYEHLKQIMVKINEHELKIVNDEVRCEFFDHPKYEQFLMTISEKLHANKPIRGLYLTFNPDLKAFYEKTRVNGHKIETLHDLDCVRLYKEKIELLQQFAAVWNKNLAVNGGALIESNQLLKLFEHHQKLKQLENTLECVERIQALNEYITASTKTFKKIEYENLSQLSHLAYSIELTQVKMRLKGWRDVYQVLLSQYKTNLMNDHMHPLCSKLYESLVEKNHERFSELLVEIKSLIQIKEQYQEFYQLLNTLKVSMPLFANEILGTVGLVESIPGSLQEIFEFGKLQTFLNQLDEWKIGELEMKLSLLEKEEVSIIKQLIFKMTWKNQLERVTPEEDRALQTWMQKMNRIGKGTGRHASKYRREARTEMEKCQSAIPVWIMPVKEAIENFTINPDLFDVVIIDESSQCNLLSLPIFMRAKKAVIVGDDQQISPMMPGISETQVKDLAQRYLYNIEGGSSYDLQTSLYDVACRVFSSKGKLMLKEHFRCVPEIIGFSNALSYHNEMIPLKLPLTSEQFNPPVCAIYIENATRNERKVNHEEAIRIVSDIKEMVQNPAYFHKSIGVISLLGAEQAKYISSLLLDAVGEKVMIERQIICGDAYSFQGDERDIMCLSLVIAPNMRYNTLNKKQYTQRFNVAASRAKCEMRLYHSVTLEELMPEDIRYQLLSYCQNPKPMFVSTSGTCETLFEVDVMKAILSHGYEVTPKVRVGKYQIDLVVEGVRSRLAIECDGDTFYGSEKIEQDMERQRVLERAGWCFLRIRGSVFYRDPEKALKVLWDKLEQLDIKPKN, from the coding sequence GTGGAGAAAAAGGTGAGACAGTTATTCGAGTATTTATTGGCTCTTCGAAATTTAAGTTATGAGCCGATTCGACACATACAGAAATACGAGAAATATTGGTTTTTGGATGATTTAGAAGAAGGATTTGGACTATATTTGGATGGTAAAGGAGACGATGAACAGTCAGTCATTGAAATTCACCAACAATCTTTTAATGCTGATTATCCTCCTTTAAATGAATTAGTTTTTCAGGTTGTCACATTACTTGATTTTGATTATACGAAAGAGAGTAGTGTGAGTTGTTCTGATTTAGAGTTATTGCAAATTCTAAAGGAAGAGCTTGAAAAATTACGCGATAAAGTTGAAAGTGAGATAGATGAAGAATTTGATTTAACGCCATGGCAAGTCTTTTTACTTTCACATTCTTCTTCATTTATCTTTAAAGAAGAATGTCTAGAGAAAATGGATGATGTTTTATCGAGAATTGAATTAATTACATCTCAGTATAAATTATGGTTAGGGTTATGGACGCAATGGGCGGTGATACAAAAGCGTAAGCGTCAAGTTCAAAAAATGTATGATTATTTTTTCAAGTTGATGCAGGTTTTTAAATCAGAGGAAAAATCCCTCGAGTTAATGCTTGGAATTGGGATGCTCACTTATCCAAGTAAGTCACAAATTTATCATCCTCTTTTAACAACGAAGTTAGAATTAGAGTTTGATGCTGAAAAAGGAATTGCCAAATTAATTCCCGGGGGGAAGGGGTATCAGCTAGAACTTGAGATGCTATCGGGGATTGAACTGCCAAATCATACTGAAATTATGAAGTTGAAGGATTTTGTAGCGGATCAATCGATTAATCCATTTGTCGTAGAAGAATTTGAGCCTTATTTACGCCAGTTTATTCATTATATCCATCCAAATGGTCAATATGTTGAGAAATTTATGTCAGAAGAGGGCGTAAAATATCCTGTTGTAGCTCCACGTAATGTGCTATTTGTACGAGCTAAATCGGATGTTTTATTAAAAGAGGATTTAAAGTTAACGCTTGATTATATAGATGAAGGTGGAAAGATTCCTAAAACGATTCAATCGATCATCGGGGTAGAGGGATTAAATTTAAGTGATGAGGATGTTTTAAGTTGGAAGGGTGTAGGGGAGAACTTATTATTTCCACTTCCAGCGAATGAAGAGCAAAAAGATATTGCAAGACGCCTTGAAAATAATATTGCCATTACCGTACAGGGACCTCCAGGAACGGGGAAAAGCCATACGATCGTCAATTTAATTTCTCATTTGCTGTCACATGGGAAGCGAATTTTAGTGACGAGTGAAAAAGATAAAGCATTACGTGTTCTGATGGATAAATTACCTGAAGAAATTCAGCCGCTTTGTGTTTCATTACTTGGTGGGGATCGCCAGTCACTTAATCAGATTGAGCAATCGATTCGTGGTATTTCTGAAGGATTAGCAGTATATGATAGCCAGATTTTAGAAAAAGAAATTCAGGTTTTAAGTCGTCAGTTAGATATGATTCGTCGCCAAATGAATATGACGAGAAATAATATTATAAGATTCAGAGAGCTAGATTCAAAAGGATATCCATGGAAGGAGAAAATGTCTCAGCCTTATGAAATGGCACAGTTGTTTTTTGAAAAATCAGCTCAGTATCATTGGGTTAAAGATTTAATTGAAATGAATGCAACGTGTCCCTTAAGTGATGAGCAGTTTGTGACATTGTGGGAGTTAAAGTGTCATTTACCTAGAATGCATAAGGAGATTATTCATTCTCATTTTCCAAATTTAAGTCGTGTGTTAAGTATTGAAGAATACCGCCATTTGTTAAAAGAGGAGCAAGGTTATTTAACTCGTCTTGAGGAATTGAAAGTTTTTGATGATTTATATGAGTTTGATGAAAATCGTGTGTTTTTAGAAAATGTGCATCAACAATTAGTGCAACTCGTGTCAAAGCTTGATAAAGTACAAGATCCACTAGAACAACATATTTTAAAAGAGTGTTTATTAACAGATGATCGATATTCGGTTTGGCAGACGGTGTATGAGCATCTTAAACAGATTATGGTTAAGATAAATGAACATGAGTTAAAAATTGTAAATGATGAAGTTCGATGCGAGTTTTTTGATCATCCAAAATACGAGCAGTTTTTGATGACCATTTCAGAGAAACTTCACGCTAATAAACCCATTCGAGGTTTATATTTAACGTTTAATCCCGACTTAAAAGCTTTTTATGAAAAAACGCGTGTAAACGGGCACAAGATTGAAACATTGCATGATTTAGATTGTGTGAGATTGTATAAAGAGAAGATTGAGCTTTTACAACAGTTTGCGGCGGTTTGGAATAAGAATTTAGCGGTGAATGGTGGAGCTTTGATTGAGAGTAATCAGCTTTTGAAGTTGTTCGAGCATCATCAAAAGTTAAAACAATTAGAAAATACGTTAGAGTGTGTGGAGCGTATTCAAGCATTGAATGAGTATATTACCGCCTCAACAAAGACGTTTAAAAAGATTGAGTATGAGAATTTATCACAGCTAAGTCATTTAGCTTATTCGATTGAGTTGACACAAGTTAAAATGCGCTTAAAGGGATGGCGAGACGTTTATCAAGTATTGTTATCACAATATAAAACGAATTTGATGAATGATCATATGCATCCGCTTTGTTCAAAATTATATGAGTCCTTAGTTGAAAAGAATCATGAACGTTTTAGTGAATTGCTAGTTGAAATTAAATCTTTAATTCAAATTAAGGAACAGTATCAAGAATTTTATCAGTTATTAAATACTTTAAAAGTTAGTATGCCATTGTTTGCAAATGAGATATTAGGAACAGTTGGGTTAGTTGAATCAATTCCGGGAAGCTTACAAGAAATTTTTGAGTTTGGAAAGCTTCAAACGTTTTTAAATCAGCTTGATGAGTGGAAAATTGGCGAGCTCGAAATGAAACTATCTCTGCTTGAAAAAGAAGAGGTTTCAATTATTAAGCAGTTAATTTTTAAAATGACGTGGAAAAATCAATTAGAACGTGTGACGCCAGAAGAGGATCGAGCGCTTCAAACATGGATGCAAAAAATGAATCGCATTGGTAAAGGAACGGGACGTCATGCCTCTAAATATCGTCGTGAAGCACGTACTGAGATGGAAAAGTGTCAGTCGGCGATTCCAGTTTGGATTATGCCAGTAAAAGAAGCTATTGAGAATTTTACGATTAATCCAGATTTATTTGATGTGGTAATTATCGATGAGAGTAGTCAATGTAATCTGTTAAGTTTACCTATTTTTATGCGAGCTAAAAAGGCAGTTATCGTCGGGGATGATCAACAAATTAGTCCGATGATGCCGGGAATTAGTGAAACACAAGTCAAAGATTTAGCTCAGCGTTATTTATATAATATTGAAGGAGGAAGTTCATACGATTTACAAACATCACTTTACGATGTGGCGTGTCGTGTTTTTTCAAGTAAAGGTAAATTAATGTTAAAAGAACACTTTAGATGTGTGCCTGAAATCATTGGTTTTTCAAATGCATTAAGTTACCATAACGAGATGATTCCATTAAAGTTACCACTGACTTCTGAGCAATTTAATCCACCAGTTTGTGCTATTTATATTGAAAATGCAACGCGTAATGAGCGAAAAGTCAATCATGAAGAAGCGATTCGTATTGTTTCTGATATAAAGGAAATGGTTCAAAATCCTGCCTATTTTCATAAGAGTATTGGCGTTATTTCGTTACTTGGCGCAGAGCAAGCTAAATATATTTCTTCATTATTACTTGATGCTGTTGGTGAGAAAGTGATGATCGAGCGACAAATTATTTGTGGGGACGCTTATTCTTTCCAGGGAGATGAACGTGATATTATGTGTTTATCATTAGTTATTGCTCCGAATATGCGTTATAACACGTTGAATAAAAAACAATATACTCAACGATTTAATGTAGCTGCCTCACGAGCAAAATGCGAAATGAGATTATATCACTCTGTCACACTAGAAGAGTTAATGCCTGAAGATATTCGTTATCAATTATTAAGTTATTGTCAAAATCCTAAACCGATGTTTGTCTCAACAAGTGGGACATGTGAAACGTTGTTTGAAGTTGATGTGATGAAAGCTATTTTGTCACATGGTTATGAAGTGACTCCAAAAGTTCGCGTAGGAAAGTATCAAATTGACTTAGTTGTTGAGGGGGTACGTTCAAGGTTGGCTATTGAGTGTGATGGTGATACGTTCTATGGCAGTGAGAAAATTGAGCAAGATATGGAACGTCAGCGCGTACTAGAACGTGCAGGTTGGTGTTTCTTAAGAATTCGTGGAAGTGTCTTTTACCGTGATCCAGAGAAAGCGTTAAAAGTATTATGGGATAAATTAGAGCAATTAGATATTAAACCTAAAAACTAG
- a CDS encoding potassium transporter TrkG, whose product MIFSLLTTVYPTLNETFRNSLFQIISAISTTSYATVSFNDWTPFALFLMIILMIMSGGAGSTSGDIKLYRILLLCKQCI is encoded by the coding sequence ATGATATTCTCTCTCTTAACAACCGTATATCCAACATTAAATGAAACTTTTAGAAACTCACTCTTTCAAATTATTTCAGCCATTTCAACAACTAGCTATGCAACCGTATCCTTTAACGACTGGACTCCATTTGCGCTTTTCTTAATGATAATTCTCATGATTATGAGCGGGGGAGCAGGTTCAACATCCGGTGATATAAAACTCTATCGTATCTTACTTTTATGTAAACAATGTATCTAG
- a CDS encoding CoA-disulfide reductase — protein MKVVIIGGVAAGMSAAAKLKRSNKDASITVYEKSKHVSFGACGLPYFVGNFFEDSQNMIARTVEQFNSSGISVHPEHEVLKVDVDNKVVTVKNLTTNEVFDDYYDRLMVATGASAIIPPIQNVNLKHVYTLKSMEDGHDLKQAMQNSDLNRVAIVGAGFIGLEVVEAAKQYGKEVHVFQLNDRVLVDTFDKEITDILEEELRAHNVHLHLAQTVTALEGQEYVTKIQTKDESYDVDIVVLTAGVRPNTEFLVDTGIKMLRNGAIIIDQEGRTSIEDIYAAGDCASINHILKSEPAYIPLATVANKMGRIIGENLAGAHQQFNGSLGSACLKVMDLEAGRTGLSEQEAKNLGLNYKTVFITDMNQTSYYPGQTKIYVKLIYNADTKVLLGGQVVGRKDAVQRVNVLATAIFAGLTTDQLAMLDLCYAPPFARTWDALNIAGSVAK, from the coding sequence ATGAAGGTTGTTATTATTGGTGGTGTTGCAGCTGGAATGAGTGCTGCTGCAAAATTAAAGCGTTCAAATAAAGATGCAAGTATAACAGTATATGAAAAATCAAAACATGTTTCATTTGGAGCATGTGGTTTACCTTATTTTGTCGGAAATTTCTTTGAAGATTCTCAAAATATGATTGCAAGAACAGTAGAGCAATTCAATTCCTCAGGAATTTCTGTTCATCCAGAACATGAAGTATTAAAAGTAGATGTAGATAATAAAGTTGTAACTGTAAAAAATTTAACAACAAATGAAGTGTTTGACGATTACTATGATCGATTAATGGTTGCAACAGGAGCAAGTGCCATTATCCCTCCAATTCAAAATGTAAATCTTAAACATGTTTACACTTTAAAAAGCATGGAAGACGGTCATGATTTAAAACAAGCAATGCAAAATTCTGATTTAAATCGTGTTGCGATTGTAGGAGCAGGGTTTATTGGGCTTGAGGTTGTTGAAGCGGCTAAGCAATATGGAAAAGAAGTTCATGTTTTCCAATTAAATGATCGTGTTCTGGTTGATACTTTTGATAAAGAAATAACAGATATTCTAGAAGAAGAGCTAAGAGCTCACAATGTTCATCTGCATTTAGCTCAAACAGTTACAGCTTTAGAAGGTCAAGAATATGTAACTAAAATTCAAACTAAAGATGAAAGTTATGATGTCGATATTGTTGTCTTAACTGCTGGTGTACGACCGAATACTGAATTTTTAGTAGATACAGGAATTAAAATGCTCCGTAATGGTGCCATTATCATTGATCAAGAGGGGCGTACTTCAATTGAAGATATTTACGCAGCTGGTGATTGTGCAAGTATCAATCATATTTTGAAATCTGAACCGGCTTATATTCCATTAGCAACGGTTGCAAATAAAATGGGACGCATTATTGGTGAAAATTTAGCAGGTGCCCATCAACAATTTAACGGTTCTTTAGGTTCAGCGTGTCTAAAAGTAATGGATTTAGAAGCCGGGCGTACTGGATTATCTGAACAAGAGGCTAAAAATTTAGGATTAAACTATAAAACAGTATTTATTACAGATATGAATCAAACAAGTTATTATCCAGGACAAACCAAAATTTATGTGAAGTTAATCTATAATGCTGATACAAAAGTATTATTAGGCGGACAAGTTGTTGGACGTAAAGATGCAGTTCAACGAGTTAATGTATTAGCTACTGCTATTTTTGCAGGATTGACAACCGATCAACTGGCAATGTTAGACTTATGCTATGCACCACCATTTGCAAGAACGTGGGATGCTTTAAATATTGCAGGAAGTGTAGCGAAATAA
- a CDS encoding phosphatase PAP2 family protein — protein sequence MSELDIIRMIQSIHNEVLDQVVQFITMLGESAVILSVILCIYWGYNKKFGEYIGYSYFTSCLLNNWIKNIFKAERPIGKEGIRSLRTQTATGYSFPSGHTQGASSTYFAIGIFLKKRSIRWGSLLLILLVAISRLYLGVHYPRDVIVGLLLGIIVATITYYLYERTENKQFLYLATLIVFIPGIFMTSIDFSKSLGTFIGFALGTTIEKRYIQFQENTTLVIKILRCLIGILVILSLKHVFKEILGEIRNATFIIYSSISFIGFGIYPLFFKGKGQEKK from the coding sequence ATGAGTGAGTTAGATATTATACGCATGATACAAAGTATACATAATGAAGTTTTAGATCAAGTGGTTCAGTTTATCACGATGTTAGGAGAAAGTGCCGTTATTTTGTCGGTGATTCTTTGTATTTACTGGGGCTATAATAAAAAGTTTGGTGAATACATAGGCTATTCTTATTTTACAAGTTGTTTGTTAAATAATTGGATTAAGAATATTTTTAAAGCAGAACGTCCGATTGGTAAAGAAGGGATTCGTTCTCTAAGAACTCAGACGGCAACAGGTTATTCATTTCCAAGCGGACATACGCAAGGAGCCTCTTCAACCTATTTTGCGATAGGAATATTCCTGAAGAAGCGCTCGATTAGATGGGGAAGTTTACTTCTTATATTATTAGTTGCGATTTCTAGACTCTACTTAGGTGTTCATTATCCGCGTGATGTAATAGTTGGATTACTGCTTGGAATTATAGTCGCAACGATTACGTATTATCTTTATGAAAGAACAGAAAATAAACAGTTCTTATATTTAGCGACTTTAATTGTTTTCATTCCTGGGATTTTTATGACTTCAATAGATTTTTCAAAATCATTAGGAACATTTATTGGATTTGCGCTCGGAACAACAATTGAAAAAAGGTATATTCAATTTCAAGAGAATACAACACTAGTGATTAAAATCTTAAGATGCTTAATTGGAATTCTTGTTATTTTAAGTCTTAAACATGTATTCAAAGAAATCCTAGGAGAGATTAGGAATGCAACTTTTATTATTTATAGCAGTATAAGTTTTATAGGATTTGGTATCTATCCCTTGTTTTTTAAGGGGAAAGGACAAGAGAAAAAGTAG
- a CDS encoding alkaline phosphatase family protein → MCFDLGQVFKKTAYTGNEIAKHVIMISLDGVYEADFDNLMQRPVFLELINRGAYSNQVTTVYPTLTYPIHTSIVTGTTPDKHGIYHNHQLQVGVPIKNQTWYWYQDEVKVPSLFDKLAQHQFVTASILWPVTGRGNITYNIPEIIALAGENQATKLLESGTPMYLVKSYLKYGKILGDGTQPKLDQFSTAVAVDTIKSKKPNLLAIHLISVDHFRHDFGVESIESVKAFNVYEQSVMEIVEAVKEAGYYDDTVFVVTSDHGQMDVHQNVYLNNVLKRAGYITETEDGLNYKAYVQSLGLGAYVYIKDHDSVIKKEVMTLLRSVMQDPTYGIETIYTVNDLKRLHASSDVDIAIEAKAGYQFKDDLTSKDVKSNFTKGNHGYSPLKAGYKTIVMISGVGIKNQFEMGNISVMDIAPTIASILGLDFYDCDGRVLNEIFEEGEKENE, encoded by the coding sequence ATGTGTTTTGATTTGGGACAAGTATTCAAAAAAACAGCTTATACAGGAAATGAAATAGCTAAACATGTCATCATGATTAGTTTAGATGGTGTATATGAAGCGGATTTTGATAACTTAATGCAACGCCCTGTTTTTTTAGAGTTAATTAACAGGGGAGCCTATTCTAATCAAGTAACTACCGTCTATCCAACCTTAACTTATCCCATCCATACTTCAATCGTCACTGGAACGACTCCGGATAAACACGGAATTTATCATAATCACCAGCTACAGGTAGGAGTCCCAATCAAAAACCAAACGTGGTACTGGTATCAAGATGAAGTAAAAGTTCCTTCATTGTTTGATAAACTCGCACAACATCAATTTGTGACGGCTAGTATTTTATGGCCAGTCACAGGGCGAGGAAATATCACTTATAATATTCCTGAAATTATTGCCTTAGCAGGAGAAAACCAAGCAACGAAATTATTAGAAAGTGGTACACCGATGTACTTGGTTAAGTCCTATTTGAAATATGGAAAAATCCTAGGAGATGGTACCCAACCTAAGTTAGATCAATTTTCAACCGCTGTAGCAGTTGATACGATAAAATCTAAGAAACCTAATTTGTTAGCGATACATCTTATTTCCGTTGATCATTTTCGGCATGATTTTGGTGTTGAATCTATTGAATCGGTGAAGGCATTTAATGTGTATGAGCAATCAGTGATGGAAATTGTAGAAGCAGTAAAGGAAGCGGGATATTATGATGATACAGTCTTTGTTGTGACAAGTGATCATGGGCAGATGGATGTTCATCAGAATGTTTATTTAAATAATGTGTTAAAAAGAGCGGGTTATATCACTGAAACAGAAGATGGACTAAATTACAAAGCTTATGTTCAATCCCTTGGGTTAGGAGCTTATGTTTATATTAAAGACCACGATTCAGTTATCAAAAAAGAAGTGATGACGTTACTGCGATCTGTCATGCAAGATCCTACTTACGGTATTGAAACTATCTATACAGTTAATGACTTGAAGCGTCTTCATGCTTCATCAGATGTTGATATTGCAATTGAAGCCAAGGCGGGCTATCAATTTAAAGATGATTTAACCTCTAAAGATGTTAAATCAAATTTTACAAAAGGTAATCATGGCTACTCACCGCTTAAGGCAGGTTATAAAACTATTGTCATGATTTCAGGTGTCGGGATAAAAAATCAATTTGAGATGGGAAATATAAGCGTCATGGATATTGCTCCAACTATTGCTAGCATACTAGGATTAGATTTTTATGATTGTGATGGCAGGGTGTTGAATGAAATATTTGAAGAAGGGGAAAAAGAAAATGAGTGA
- a CDS encoding rhodanese-like domain-containing protein, which yields MKHIHIKDLKPQLNEINLIDIREALEFKTLPKLAQARHIPMQELVREPHQYLSKTECYYLICRSGARTEQVTAYLNSLGYDVINVLGGMLEYR from the coding sequence ATGAAACACATTCATATCAAAGATTTAAAACCTCAATTAAATGAGATCAATTTAATAGATATTCGCGAGGCATTAGAATTTAAAACGTTACCTAAATTAGCGCAAGCCAGACATATCCCGATGCAAGAATTAGTGAGAGAACCCCATCAATATTTATCAAAAACAGAGTGCTATTATTTAATTTGTCGTTCAGGAGCTCGTACGGAGCAAGTGACAGCATACCTAAATTCTTTAGGATACGATGTCATCAATGTATTAGGTGGAATGTTAGAATATCGATAG
- a CDS encoding cold-shock protein, whose protein sequence is MATGTVKWFNADKGYGFITVDNGDEVFAHFSEIQSDGFKTLEEGQKVEFEITQGNRGPQASHIVKL, encoded by the coding sequence ATGGCAACAGGAACTGTAAAATGGTTTAATGCTGACAAAGGATACGGATTTATTACTGTTGATAACGGTGATGAAGTGTTTGCTCACTTCTCAGAAATTCAAAGTGATGGATTTAAAACATTAGAAGAAGGTCAAAAAGTTGAATTTGAAATTACTCAAGGAAACCGCGGACCACAAGCTTCTCATATCGTTAAACTATAA
- a CDS encoding THUMP domain-containing class I SAM-dependent RNA methyltransferase codes for MDYQLIATTTFGIEAVTARELKRLGYEDLKLENGKVHFEGDEMDIAITNTWLRTAERVLIKVAEFEATTFEDLFNQTEAIDWSQYIPVNGKMHVVGKSVKSTLHSVPDCQSIVKKAVVKSMQRAYNQDWFTEDGPVYKIEVALLKDVVTLTIDTSGAGLHKRGYREFAGEAPLKETLAAALVYLSRWKPERLLVDPFCGSGTILIEAALIGNNIAPGLNRQFVCEDWPSMDPEIFEQVRDSARKAIKNNSLRMFGYDIDGQVLRTARQNAEKAGVAKAIEFHQLDFHKFSSNYKYAYMITNPPYGERIGEEDEVFKLNKKLGIMKRKLDTWDFNILTSFSKFEKAFGREADKNRKLYNGRILTRYYQYFDNNLKQKYGAVVSETAVSTEE; via the coding sequence ATGGATTATCAATTAATTGCAACAACCACATTTGGAATTGAAGCCGTAACAGCTCGCGAATTAAAACGATTAGGTTACGAAGATTTAAAATTAGAAAATGGTAAGGTTCATTTTGAAGGAGATGAAATGGACATCGCCATTACAAATACATGGTTACGTACAGCAGAACGTGTTTTAATCAAAGTAGCAGAATTTGAAGCGACAACATTCGAAGATTTATTTAATCAAACAGAAGCCATTGACTGGAGTCAATACATTCCAGTTAACGGGAAAATGCATGTTGTAGGGAAGTCGGTAAAATCAACTTTACACAGTGTACCTGACTGCCAATCAATCGTAAAAAAAGCCGTTGTTAAAAGTATGCAACGCGCGTATAACCAAGATTGGTTTACAGAAGATGGACCGGTTTATAAAATTGAAGTAGCATTACTTAAAGACGTTGTGACATTAACAATCGATACATCAGGAGCGGGACTACACAAACGTGGATATCGTGAATTCGCTGGAGAAGCTCCGTTAAAAGAAACATTAGCAGCAGCTTTAGTTTACTTATCACGTTGGAAACCAGAACGCTTACTGGTTGACCCATTCTGTGGATCGGGAACGATTTTAATTGAAGCAGCTTTAATTGGAAATAATATTGCACCTGGATTAAATCGTCAATTTGTTTGCGAAGATTGGCCATCAATGGATCCTGAAATTTTTGAACAAGTTCGTGACAGTGCTCGTAAAGCCATCAAGAATAACTCATTACGTATGTTTGGTTATGATATAGATGGACAAGTTTTACGTACGGCTCGTCAAAATGCTGAAAAAGCAGGAGTTGCTAAAGCAATTGAATTCCATCAATTAGACTTTCATAAATTCTCTTCTAATTATAAATACGCCTATATGATTACAAATCCTCCATATGGAGAACGTATCGGTGAAGAGGATGAAGTCTTCAAATTAAACAAAAAATTAGGAATCATGAAACGTAAATTAGATACTTGGGATTTCAATATCTTAACGTCGTTCTCTAAATTTGAAAAAGCATTTGGACGTGAAGCGGATAAAAACCGTAAATTATATAATGGACGTATCTTAACACGTTACTATCAATATTTTGATAATAACTTAAAACAAAAATATGGAGCAGTCGTATCTGAAACAGCTGTTTCAACAGAAGAATAA